The following coding sequences are from one Novosphingobium sp. Gsoil 351 window:
- a CDS encoding CHAT domain-containing protein produces the protein MCAAEAAPSAPSDEAAFKAQIKLLEEQVRAVPASDRASAQAILRQIATLKRDRFGATSKDYFYALSNLAIEAEEAKNYEASIQARREMLAVCEARAAAVADPRKPARLGEDSPYECMLYAAYNLASDFEEAGHPDQALAVLKPLATDAANDRSALFAERYGPDTFPYGAVRYLNKPLNRLQGLYARLALAHGDDSASALSAAHQAMLSARLYRQHLGSSRTEEWQLGSSEHILLSDNDAGEDRFGDFARLYADAAWTAGKRDAETSADVFLTLQDVTLDRTTRALGRAAAERAAAKHGASALFQQRAALSQQSEALLKTLAANSGNMTQPEKDATYTRIQQIDASRDAVDAKLGAAAPEFFALVRPRPLAPLEAKALFRPGDAGLLVMPTIFGTHVFLVDHQGVTWRRSDLGADALNKHVRRLLWDAGADVDATAAEELRWQSEGTGQFPFDRTTAHLLYRELVEPFATQLKNTKFLYIVASGSLSSLPFSLLVADTPSGADGDPAVLRATPWLGDRLTLLQLPSLQTLQLLRAEPGGAEAADRLVGFGDPVLDGEALDRGASPKVRRTRSGGGLASAGFNSFAGDQPLADPATLRTLARLPGTARELTALKAAFGPELSRIMLAETARETAFKSADLTRLSVLALSTHGLLTGEAGAAEPGLVLTPPATATVKDDGYLAASEIAGLDIDAQWVILSACNTAGGDGSEGATGLSGLVRAFFFAGARSVLASHWPVKDAVAEKMIPLILTLQRAHPEWTRAEALQAAEKAIRDDAAGDADFATWAHPSAWAPFAFIGDSGR, from the coding sequence GTGTGCGCCGCCGAAGCGGCACCATCTGCACCGTCCGACGAGGCGGCGTTCAAGGCGCAGATCAAGTTGCTCGAGGAACAGGTGCGCGCGGTTCCCGCTTCAGACCGCGCTTCCGCCCAGGCGATCCTGCGCCAGATCGCCACGCTCAAGCGCGACCGGTTTGGCGCGACTTCGAAGGATTATTTCTACGCCCTGAGCAACCTGGCCATCGAGGCCGAGGAAGCGAAAAATTACGAAGCTTCGATTCAGGCGCGGCGCGAGATGCTGGCGGTTTGCGAGGCGCGCGCCGCGGCGGTCGCTGACCCGCGCAAGCCTGCTCGTTTGGGCGAGGATTCGCCGTACGAGTGCATGCTCTATGCCGCCTACAATCTCGCGTCGGACTTCGAAGAGGCGGGCCATCCTGATCAGGCGCTCGCCGTGCTCAAGCCGCTCGCCACCGATGCCGCCAACGACCGTTCGGCGCTGTTTGCCGAGCGCTATGGCCCCGACACTTTTCCCTACGGTGCGGTGCGCTATCTCAACAAGCCGCTGAACCGCCTCCAGGGCCTTTACGCCAGGCTGGCGCTGGCCCACGGCGACGATTCCGCGAGCGCACTCTCGGCGGCGCACCAGGCCATGCTCAGCGCGCGGCTGTACCGCCAGCACCTTGGCTCAAGCCGCACTGAGGAATGGCAGCTCGGCTCGTCGGAGCACATACTCCTGTCCGACAACGACGCCGGCGAGGACCGCTTTGGCGACTTCGCCCGGCTCTATGCCGATGCCGCGTGGACCGCCGGCAAGCGCGACGCCGAGACCAGCGCAGATGTGTTCCTCACGTTACAGGATGTGACGCTCGACCGCACCACGCGCGCGCTCGGGCGCGCCGCGGCAGAGCGCGCGGCGGCCAAGCATGGCGCGAGCGCCTTGTTCCAGCAACGCGCCGCGCTGAGCCAGCAATCGGAGGCATTGCTCAAGACGCTTGCCGCCAATTCCGGCAACATGACCCAGCCCGAGAAGGATGCCACCTACACCCGGATCCAACAGATCGACGCTTCGCGCGATGCCGTGGACGCGAAGCTCGGCGCCGCCGCACCCGAATTCTTCGCGTTGGTCCGGCCCAGGCCACTTGCGCCGCTTGAGGCGAAGGCGCTGTTCCGGCCGGGCGATGCGGGTCTGCTGGTCATGCCGACAATTTTCGGCACGCACGTCTTCCTGGTCGATCACCAGGGCGTGACCTGGCGACGCTCCGACCTCGGGGCCGACGCGCTCAACAAGCACGTTCGCCGCCTGCTGTGGGATGCGGGCGCCGACGTCGACGCCACCGCGGCGGAAGAACTGCGCTGGCAAAGCGAAGGGACCGGCCAGTTTCCCTTCGACCGCACCACCGCGCACTTGCTCTATCGCGAACTCGTCGAACCGTTTGCGACGCAGCTGAAGAACACGAAGTTCCTGTATATCGTGGCCAGCGGTTCACTTTCCTCGCTGCCGTTTTCGCTGCTGGTGGCCGACACCCCTAGTGGCGCCGATGGCGATCCGGCGGTGCTTCGTGCTACGCCGTGGCTGGGCGACCGGCTCACGCTGCTTCAGCTGCCTTCGCTCCAGACGCTGCAACTGCTGCGCGCGGAGCCGGGTGGCGCCGAGGCCGCCGATCGCCTTGTCGGTTTCGGCGACCCGGTGCTCGACGGCGAGGCGCTCGACCGCGGGGCAAGCCCCAAAGTCCGCAGAACCCGCTCCGGCGGGGGCTTGGCCAGCGCCGGCTTCAACAGCTTTGCCGGCGACCAGCCTTTGGCCGATCCTGCGACGCTGCGGACGCTGGCCCGGCTGCCCGGAACCGCGCGCGAGCTGACCGCTCTGAAGGCCGCGTTCGGACCCGAGCTCAGCCGGATCATGCTCGCCGAGACAGCCCGCGAGACCGCCTTCAAGTCCGCCGACCTCACGCGCCTTTCGGTGCTCGCCCTATCGACGCATGGCTTGCTCACTGGGGAGGCCGGTGCGGCCGAGCCCGGACTGGTGCTGACCCCGCCGGCCACGGCGACCGTAAAGGACGACGGCTATCTCGCCGCATCGGAGATCGCCGGGCTCGACATAGATGCGCAGTGGGTGATCCTGTCCGCCTGCAATACCGCCGGGGGCGACGGCAGCGAGGGCGCGACCGGGCTTTCGGGGCTGGTCCGCGCGTTCTTCTTCGCTGGCGCGCGCAGCGTGCTCGCATCGCACTGGCCGGTGAAGGACGCGGTTGCGGAGAAGATGATTCCGCTGATTTTGACGCTTCAACGCGCGCATCCGGAATGGACCCGCGCCGAAGCACTGCAGGCGGCCGAGAAGGCGATCCGTGACGATGCGGCGGGGGACGCCGATTTCGCCACATGGGCGCACCCCAGCGCTTGGGCGCCTTTTGCGTTTATAGGAGATAGCGGTCGCTAG
- a CDS encoding peptidylprolyl isomerase, whose protein sequence is MNRRFALIAIPLLFALPAYAAAPKAKPKPRAAAPAPPPPLGDSVRVAMVTELGTIELELDHKHAPVTVANFVRYVDLKRFDGIAFYRSMKLTWGQQPNGLIQAGLQGNPLKVMKPIAHEPTSTTGILHKAGAISMARNAPGTATADWSILLSDLTSLDADPKSPDPEAQAGYAAFGHVVSGMDVARKIWDAPLSPTAGEGALKGQMLAPPVKILTVRRVALPAP, encoded by the coding sequence ATGAACCGCCGATTCGCCTTGATCGCCATTCCGCTGCTGTTCGCCCTGCCGGCCTATGCCGCCGCGCCCAAGGCTAAGCCCAAACCCCGCGCCGCCGCACCAGCCCCGCCCCCGCCGCTTGGTGACAGCGTGCGGGTCGCGATGGTCACCGAGTTGGGCACGATCGAGCTCGAGCTCGATCACAAGCACGCGCCGGTCACGGTCGCGAACTTCGTGCGCTACGTCGACCTCAAGCGGTTCGACGGGATCGCGTTCTACCGGTCGATGAAGCTCACTTGGGGGCAGCAGCCCAACGGGCTGATCCAGGCCGGGCTCCAGGGCAATCCGCTCAAGGTGATGAAGCCGATCGCGCACGAGCCGACCAGCACGACCGGCATCCTGCACAAGGCCGGCGCGATCTCGATGGCGCGCAACGCGCCGGGAACCGCGACGGCGGACTGGTCAATCCTGCTTTCCGACCTGACTTCGCTCGATGCCGACCCGAAGTCGCCCGATCCCGAGGCGCAGGCTGGTTACGCCGCCTTCGGCCACGTCGTTTCGGGGATGGACGTCGCGCGCAAGATTTGGGACGCGCCGCTCTCCCCGACCGCGGGTGAAGGCGCGCTCAAGGGGCAGATGCTCGCTCCACCGGTCAAGATCCTGACGGTGCGGCGCGTAGCGCTTCCCGCGCCATAG